The Haloterrigena turkmenica DSM 5511 genome includes the window CTTCCACGCCCGCGTCGGCGGCGGCCTCTCCGACGGCCCGCGGATGGGCTCGGAGCTCGACGTCTTCATCCGACCCGAGGACGCCGTGGAGTTCTGCCGCGCCGTCGCCCAGACGTTCAAGGAGCTCGGCGACCGCAACAACCGCGGCGTCTGCCGCATGCGCTACCTCGTCGAGCAGATGGGCCCCGAGAAGTTCGAGGAGGCCGTCCGCGACCGCTGTACGATCGACCTACCCACCGGCGGCGAGAACTTGACCGTCGGCTACCAGGGCGACCACGTCGGCGTCCACGAGCAGAAGCAGGACGGACTCAACTACGTCGGCTTCAACGTGATCGCCGGCCGCATGGGCGGCGACGAGTTCGCCGAGGCCGCCCGCGCCGCCGAGAAGTACGGGACCGAGGACGCCTCCGTGCGTCTGGCGACCGATCAGAACTTCCTGATCACTCACATCCCCGACGAGAACGTCGACGACCTGCTGGCGGAGCCGTTCGCCCGGGAGTACAGTCCCGATCCGGGGCCGTTCTCCCGCGGCGCGGTCGGCTGTACGGGCAACGAGTTCTGTAACTACGCCATCATTGAGACGAAAAAGCGAACCAAGCGGTGGGCCCGCGAGCTCGACGAGCGCATCGACGTCCCCGACGACATCGAGGCCATCCGGATGCACATGTCCGGCTGCTCGGCCTCCTGTGCCCAGCCCCAGATCGCCGACATCGGCTTCCGCGGCGAGACGGTCAAACTCGAGGACGAGAACAGCACCAACGCCGAGGGCGACAACATCGTCGAAGGCATGGACTTCGGACTCGGCGGCTCGCTCGGCGCCGACAACGAGTTCCTCGACTGGGTCGAGAACGCCGTGCCCGCCCAGTCCGTGATTCCGGCGCTCGAGCAGCTGTTCGAGGCCTACAGCGAGGGCCGCGACGACGGCGAGAAGTTCTACGAGTGGACCCGCCGCATCGACAACGAGCGCCTCCGACAGATCATGCAAGGGGCCGACGCGCCGGTTGCACGAGGTGTTGCCCATGGGGACTAACGGCGACGAACGTCGATTCCCTCACGTTCCAGCGTCGGACGACGATGACGACGCCGTCGTCGTCCCCGACGCTGAGGGCGGCGCGTCCCGCTCCCGGGAGAACACCGACCACGCTCGAGAGGGCGCTATTGCGACCGACGGCGGCGCGAACGCGGAGGGCGACAGCTGCTCGCCCGACACCTGTACCTGCGGCGAGAAGACCGCCGAATCGGCCGCGTCCGCGGGCTCGGCCGACGACAAGCGCGTCGCCACCGACGGTGCGGGCGCCGCCAACGTCGACGAGATGGGCGAACTCGGCGAGCTCGAGTTCACCGAGCCGGCCGAGAACGTCAGCCAGGACGTCTACGACGACGCGCCCGACGTCCGCGTCGGTATTCCGGACGGCGTCGACCTCGAGACGCCGGAGTACTCGATCCGGTCGCAGATGAACGACATCGAGACGCCCGACGAGAAGACCTGGTTCATGGAACTGGACGAGGCCGTCATCGACGAGGGCCGCTGTATCCAGTGTGGGACCTGTGTCGCCGCCTGTCCGTCCGACTCGATCGGCGTCGGCGACGACGACCTGCCGGAACTGGTCAAGATGTGTACCGGCTGTTCGCTCTGTTGGGACTTCTGTCCCCGCGGCGGGATGCGCTACGAGCGCCAGTGGAAGATCACCGGCGGCGAGGACAACGTCAAGGGCGCCGGCGATCCGATCACGGAGTTCTCCGCGAAGGTCGACGACGACTGGACCGACAACGCCCAGGACGGCGGCGTCGTCACCGGCGTCCTCTCGACGCTGCTCGAGGAGGGCGAGATCGACGGCGCCCTCGTCGCGACCGAGAGCGAAGAGGAAGAGTGGAAGGCCGAGAGCTTCCTCGCGACGACCACCGAGGAGCTCATCGAGAACGCAGGCACCGTCTACAACCAGACGCTCGCGCTCGGCAACCTCGACCTGAAACAGTGGGAGCACAAGCTCCCCGACAAGGACTGGGACGACCTCTCGCTGGCCATCGTCGGCACGCCGTGTGAGATCGAGGGCATCCGCGCCCTGCAAGACTTCGAGTGGGACTACCAGGCCCAGAACGAGGGCATCCGCGCGGTCGACTACACGATCGCGCTGATGTGTACGAAGAACTTCAACTACCACAGCCTCATGGGCGAGCAGCTCGAGGAAAAACGTGGCATCTCCCCGTCGGAAATCGGCAAGATGGACGTCCTCAACGGGAAGATGATGGTCTACGACCACGACGGCGAGATGATCGTCGAGGAGGACATCGAGAACTTCCACGACGCCGCGCTCAAGGGCTGTGACGAGTGTGCCGACTTCACCGGCTTCTGTTCGGACATCACCGTCGGCTCCGTCGGCTCGAGCGACGAGTATTCGAGCGTCATCATCCGCACCGAGCAGGGGATGAACGCTTGGGAGCTGACCGAGCCGAAACTCGACTACCACGACCTCGAGGATCGCTCGGCAGTCGGCAAGCTCCAGGGCTGGGACAAGAAGAAGGCCTTCGAGAGCCTCGAGCGTCCCTTCGACCCCGACGCGCCGCGCTTTATCGATTACACCGACCACGCCGAGAACTACGGCACTGCCCTGAACCCGCACGATCAGGGTCACTAGGTCGGTCGTTCCGCTTTCGATTGTCGTCGCTCGAGAGCACGTTTTTGTCAGCGGTTCTCATTGTCGAGTAGTTCCGAAATCACAGTGGCCACGCCGCTCGTGATCGAGTGCCGTCGTTTCTTTAAGTGCCTCTGGTCACAAGGTAGAGCTATGACGGGAAGTCGCCCTCGGCCGGATTCTCGAGGGTGATCGCGTTTTCCTCGGAGTAACATCGCCGTTGCTCGGCCACAAGAGTGTGGCAGACTACGGACCGACGCTCAGCCGACACCGATTAGTGACCTGTCGGCGTAGCGGGACGCATGTCCAGGGGAATCGGTGTACTGCCGGCGGTTCAGGACGCGCTCCCCGACTGGGCAGCGCTGCTCGTCGCGCTGCTGACCCAGCTGGGGGACGTCTGGTTTCTGGTCCTCCTCGTCGGACTCGTCTACTGGTTTCGGCCGGACGACCGCGAGGAGGCCGCCGTCCTCGTCGGACTGATGCTGGCCGGCTTCTCGCTGGTGACTGCCCTGAAATACGCGTTCGCCCTGCCTCGACCTGGCCGACCGCTCGCGGAACTCGAGGCGCTGGGGCCGCTGGCCCGGTCGCTGTACGAGGCGACGGGAACCGCCGACGGCTACGGCTTCCCGAGCGGGCATGCCGTCCTGACGACAGTTGTCTACGGCGGCCTCGCCTGGCGGCTCTCGATCGGCACGGCCCGCCAGCGGGCCGCCGCGGCGGCGACGGTCGTCTCGCTCGTTTGCGCCTCGAGGGTCGCGCTGGGGGTCCACTATTTCGTCGATGTCGTCGCCGGGGTCGCCATCGGGCTGGCATTCCTGGTGGTTGTGAACCGGCTGACGGCCCGCTACCCGACCGATCAGCAGACGGTCGCGTTCGCGATCGCCGTCGCGGTCGGCGTCGTCGCGCTCGTGACGAGCGGCGCCGCGGTCGACGCCGTGCTGGTCTTCGTCGCCACGCTCGCCGTATTCGGCGGGTTGCAGTTCGCGCGCGACGCTCGCGACAGGTCGTCCGCTTGAGGGAGACCGACGGCGCTGATTTTCGTCAAAGTACGACGCCGGACTGCAGTATCGCGATCAGAACGGTGAGCACCGGGATCGAAAGCAGCGTCGTCAGAAACACGCACGTCGAGACGTACTCCGAGACGAGCACCCCCTCGGACCGGGCGCCGCCGGCGAACTCGATGACGAGGATCAACGGTGTCACCGCGGCCGGCATCGCGGTCTCGAGGACGAACACGCGCGCGACGGTCTGGTTCTCGAAGCCGATCAGGAGCGCGATCCCGAGCCCGATCACCGGCGCGACGACCATCTTGAGGGCCGTCGCGGACCACGCGCGGGAGACCGCCGAGGCGGTGTCGGTGCGCGCGAGCTGGATCCCGAGGATGAGCAGCATGAGCGGAATCGAGGCGTCGCCGACGAGTTGCAGCGTCTCCATCGCCGCCGTGTCCGCGGGCGGAACCAGATCCAGCGCCCGGGCGACCAGCGCGGCGACGACGGCGTAGGCCAGCGGGATGTAGAACACTCGGCGAACCCCCTCGAGGCCGGCGGAGCCGCTGCTCCGGGAGGCGATGTAGACGCCGAGGGTGTACATCAGCACTGACTGGACTGAGAGGTAGAGGACGGCCGTCTCCCGCCCGATGTCGCCGAACGCGAAGTCGGAGACGGGAATGCCGAGGTTTCCCGAGTTAGTGAAGATCGCGACGAGGATCAGCGCGCTCAGCGCCGGCTCGCGCTCGCCGGTGGCGCGCCCGGTCAGTTCGGCGAGCCCCCACATTGCCGCGGTGAAGAGGACGACTCCGACCGTCACTCGCGCGAGCGTCGCCGCGGCGAGTTCCGTGACGGCGAGGCTATGAAATACCAACGCGGGCGCTAGCACGTAGACGACGGCCATGTTCAACGGCTCCGGATCGATCTGTTTGACGGTCGCCAGGACGTAGCCGACCCCCGCGATCGCGACGATCGGCCCGATCGCCGAGGCGAAGATGCCGATCAGGTCGGCCATCGGTCAGCGCTCACCCTCCTCGAGAGGCGGCCGGCTCGAGGGACTCCTCATCCTTGCAGTCGTTTCCTGCATTACGGCTGTGACACTCTCAGTGCTCGGTATGGGCGTTACGGTCGGTACACGAGATACGCTTGCCGGCGTCGTGACTCCGTTCGTCCGTTAAGTGCTTCTGGTCACAAGGTAGAGCTATGACGGGAGGACGCCGTTCTCTGGAGCACAATCTCGAGTAGTCGCTACTGTCTCTCGGTCGATGATTCGACGCGGTGGACACAGACGGTATTTAAGTGGCTCTCGTCACAAGGTGAAGATACGACGGAGAAGCGTCGTTCTCTGGCGCACAATCTCGTAGCCACGGCTGAATCGCTCGGGGATCCCGTGTAGTGAACTCGGATTTCCTTTAAGTAGTTCTGGTCATAAGGTAGAGATACGACGGGAGAGCGTCGTTCTCGAGGAACTCGATCGACCAGCCACGGGTCTCGGCGCCGCCGGTTTCAAGGAACTTATCACTCGAGTCGCAAAGAGACGACCGTATGACAGCCGACGCGCGGATTCGAGTCGCGACACCGGACGACGCCGCTGCAGTCCGCGATATCTACGCCCCCTTCTGCGAGTCGACGGCGGTCACGTTCGAGGAGACGCCACCGACCGAGGCCGAGGTGGCCAATCGAATCGCGTCGACCCTGGAGACGTACCCGTGGCTCGTCTGTGAAATAGACGGCGCGGTCGCCGGCTACGCCTACGCCAGCCGGCTGCGCGAACGCCGGGCCTACCAGTGGACGGTCGAACTCTCCGTCTACGTCGCCGACGACGCCCGCCAGTCGGGTGTCGGCCGCGCGCTCTACGAGTCGCTGTTCGCGGTCCTCGAGCGCCAGGGCGTCCGCGACGGCTACGCCGTGACGACGGTCCCCAACCCCGAGACCGAGCGGTTCCACGAGCGGCTTGGCTTCGAGCGCTGCGTCGACTTCCCGGCGATCGGTCACAGCGAGGGCGAGTGGCGAGACGTCGCCTGGTGGCGCCGGTCGATCGGCGAGAAGACGGCCGATCCGGAGCCGATCACGCCGCTGCCCACGCTCCGGGACCGGCTCGACGAGGCCGACTGGAACGCGCTGGTTCGGACCGGAGTGAATCGCCTCGAGTCCTGAGCACCGGTCGCGGATCGGAATCGCGATGTCTGAACGCCCGTGCGCGAGAACCACAGTCGCTTAGTGGATCTGTCACGCCAGTTCCTCCCATGGATCCATCGGAGTACGGCACCTACCTCGTCACCCAGCAGTCGATCTCCGGCGACCGCTCGACGGTCGACGTCGTCCGAGACGCCATCGCGGGCGGCGTCGACGTCGTCCAACTGCGCGAGAAGGATACCGACGCCCGCTGGCGGTACGAACTGGGCCTCGAGTTGCGTGAACTGACCGCCGAGGCGGACGTGGACCTGATCGTCAACGATCGCGTCGACGTCGCCGAGGCGATCGACGCCGACGGCGTCCACGTCGGCCAGTCGGACCTCCCTGTGGGCGTCGCGCGGGACCTGCTCGGTCCCGAGGCGATCGTCGGCTGCTCGACGGCGACGGTCGAGGAGGCCCTCGAGGCCGAGGCCGCGGGTGCGGACTACCTCGGCGTCGGCACCGTCTACGGGACGACCTCGAAGGAGGTCGACCGATACAAGGACGGCGTCGGCCCGGAGCGGATCGCGGAGATCGTCGACGCGGTCTCGATCCCGGTCGTCGGTATCGGCGGCATCACGGCCGACAACGCGGGCCCGGTCGTCGAGGCCGGCGCGACCGGCGTGGCCGTCATCTCCGAGATTACCGCTGCCGACGAGCCGCGGGCCGCGACCGCGGCGCTCGCCGACGCCGTCGAAACTGCGAAGGGAGTGGGGGACGGATCGGTAGCCGATGAGTAATCCATTACCCGATGGTATTACCGATGACGAACTCGCGGACTCGCTGCGAGCGATCGGTCGGGGATCGCCACTCGTCCAGCACCTGACCAACGAAGTGACGATGAACGACGTGGCCAACCTCACCCTCCACTGGGACGCGCTCCCGGTGATGGCCGACTCGCCGGGCGACGCCGGCGAGATGGCTGCCGGCGCCGCCGCGATTCTGCTTAATACCGGACAGGTGCCCGAGGGGAAAGTTGAAGCCATGCACGAGGCCGCCGAAACCGCCGCAGAGCGAGACATTCCCGTCGTGCTCGACCCCGTCGGTGTCGGGGCCACGCCCACGCGGGAAGCGGTCGCCGAGGCGCTGCTCGAGGATGTCGACTTCTCGATCATCAAGGGCAACTACGGCGAGATCAGCGCGCTCGCGGGCGTCGAGGCCGAGGTGAAAGGCGTCGAGTCGGTCGGCGAGTACGACGAGATCGAGGACGCGGCCCGGTCGCTGGCGGCGTCGACGGGTGCGACTGTCGTCGCCTCGGGCGTCGAGGACGTCGTCGCGACCGGCGACGGCGCGGTCCGGCTCTCGGCCGGCCACGAACGGCTCTCCGAGGTCGTTGGTACCGGCTGCATGCTCGGGGCCACGCTCGCGGCCTTCCGCGGCGCCGTCGACGACGCGCCGACGGCCGCCGTCCACGGCGCGCTCGCCTTCGGCATCGCCGGCGAACGCGCGGCCGAGATGCCCCACGAGGGACCGGCCAGCTTCCGGACGAACTTCCACGACGCCGTCGCCGGCTTCGATCCGGAGACGGCGACCGAACTGGACCTCGAGGAGCGACTCGAGCGCGTCGACTGACGACAATTTTCGAGACGTTCCACTTCTTGGAATCGATTGAAACCGTTTTAACCGCCCCGGGTGAACGTCAGCGTATGGCACGAGAAAACCTCGAAGACGCAGCAGCGACGCTCCGAGAAGCCGCGGATGCCGCCTCCGACGACGAGACCCGCGAGCGCCTCGAGAATCAGGCCGACCAGTTCGCTAACCTCGCTGAGGCCGACCGCGGCCCCGATCACGGCAAACTGGCCCGTCACGAGCACATCCTCTCCGATATCTCCGACGAAGAAGGCGGCGAGGTCGCCGACCTCGTCGACGACGCCCTCGAGTCGGTCCGGGCGTTCCGGGAGACGGTGGAAGGCGTCTGAACGCGGTTCGAACGGCACCGAATCACTCGTTTTTTGGCCAGTACTCGGGTCCGATCAGCGCCCGGTCGAGCTCAGCAGACGGGCTTGGGATTCGCGCCCATCGCCTCGAGGCTCTCGACGTACTCGTCGTAGGCGGCCTCGATCGCGCCGTCGGCGGCCTCGTGGGCGCGCTCGCGGTCGTCCTCGTCCTCGCAGACGTCCTCGAGGAGGTCCGTCGCGCGCTCGAGCTGGGCGTCCAGATCGTCGCCGAACTCGCGGAAGACGCTCGCGGTCTGGGGATCGGCGTCGCCGACGAAGTAGCCGACGACCTGGTCTTTCGAGCGCTGACTTGCGAGGATCCGGCCGACGAAGGCGCCGACGCGCTCGACGGTCGACTCGAGGCCGCGCAGGTACTCGTGGAGCGCGGGCACTTCCTGCGGTTCGTACTCCTCGTCTCCGAGGTGGTCGAGGACGGTCTCGTAGTGACCTTGCTCCTCCTCGGCGGTGGTCTCGAAGGCCTCGCGGGCCGCCTCGTAGCTCTCGTCGTCGGCCCACTCGAGGAACGTCTGCCAGGCGGCGTGTTCGGCGTCGGCGGTCGCCCGGAGGACGGGTTCGGTGTCGATGTCGCCGTCGGTGTCGGCGTACAGCGACTTCGAGGACCCGAGTCGGGAGAGCGCGGTCTGGTTGTCCTCCTCAACGGCTTCGACGAACGCCTCGGCATCTGTCATACCGGCCTCTTCGACGGGCCTCGAGTTAGGTCTGTCGCGATAGCGCTTGCGGCTCGTCGGGGCGCGGTCGAGAGCCGACCGGGGGAGTAGCCGGCCCATTCCGACTATCAGCCGCCGGTTAATACAGCCGTTCCTGACGATAACCGAGCTATAACAATCACCCTATATCGAATTTCCTCGATCGGAATGAAACGACGAGTGTATCTCGCGACGGCCGGTGCGACGCTGTTCGCCGGCTGTTCTGCCCTGACCGGTTCGGAGACCGACGAAAAAAACGGCGACGACAACGGTGACGACAACGGCGACGAGAACGGATCGTCGGACCCGATCAACGAGGATCCGGGCTCGTTCGACGAGTTCGAGGACCTCTCGAACTGGACGGTGATGGAAGGCTCGATGAGCGCCGACGAGGAGCGCACGCACGTCGGGTCCCAGTCCGCCCGGATGGACGCCGCCGAATCCGACACCCGCGTGATGATCAAACGCGAGTTCGACTCGCCGCGCGACCTCTCCGACGAGCTCCCCGCGCTGGCGTTCGCGAGCGATCGCGAGGTCAATCCGGTCGTCCAGCTCTCGGACACCGATGGCAACCGACTGCTGCTCCAGTGTGCGGTCGAGGCCGACGGCTCGTTCGCCCGTCACGACCTCGGTTACAGGAAGACCGTCGGCGACCCGGACCTGAGTTCGATCGCTCACACCAAGATCTCGTTCTGGGCCGGCGACCGAGAGATGTCCCTGTGGGTCGACGACTACCACTTCGTCAAGCGACCCGACACTGGGAAGGTCCTGCTCGAGTTCCCCGACGAGTCGGCCGCCGTCGACGCCGCCCCGGCGCTCGCCGAGCACGATCTCCCCGCGACCGCGTTCGTCAAGACCGACTACGTGGGCGGCTCCGGCTACCCCTCCGTGGACGACCTCGAGTCGCTCCAGGAGGACGGCTGGACGATCGCCAGCGAGGGCGCGACCGGCACCGATCTCACCGCGCTCGACGCGGAGAGTCAGAAAGCCGAGATCACCAGTGCCGTCTCGTGGCTCGAGGACCACGGGTTCGACGCCGAGTACTTCTCGTACCCGCTCAACCGGTACGACGACACCACCCTCGAACTGGTCAAAGAGCACCACGACCTCGGGTTCGTCGGCGGCTTCCCCGGTCACGGCCACGTGACCAACCCCGCTATGGTGCCCCGTGCAACCAACCCCGACGCCGAGGAGGCCGAGACGCTCCTCGAGTGGACCGCCGACCAGCGGACGATCACGACGGTCTCGTTCCGCGACCTCGAGAATCTCGACGCGACGCTCGAACTGGTCGCCGACCTCGAATCGAACGGCGATCTCGAGGTCATCACGCCGTCCGATCTCGCGTCGGACTACCTCCACGAATAACGTCGCTTACCGGCGGTAGCACGGTCGTTTTTTCTCGCAGCCACCGTTCGCGAGCGACGGCGATCGCGATATCGTCAACCACGCACCCACGTACCGATCGGTCGGTATTTCACGGACGATTAGAAACAGGGGTGCATGAAAATCCGACGGCCGCGACGCCCCCGCCAGTTCCGGGTGGCCGACTCGGCACAGCAGATCGTCGGCGGCTTCCTGCTCGCCGGCCCGTTCGTCGTGACCGAGGAGGTCTGGATCCTCGCGGGTAGCATGAGCGCGATACAGGCGGTGCTGACGGTCTGCGTCGTCTCGGCGATCGGCTACGGTGCGCTGTACACGGCAGACACGACTCGCGATCCGGATGTCGAACAGGAGGTCGCCGGCGTGCCGGTCCGCTTTATCTCGCTGTTGCTCGTCTCGTTCGGCTCGGTACTGATCCTCGCGCTCCTGTTCAACGCGCCGACAGCGTTCCTCGACGACGTCGAAACGAGGTCCGCCGTCACATGGATCACGTTCAAGGCCGTCAGCGTCGGCTCCGTGTTCAGCATCGTCGGTGCGGCGACCGCCGACAGCGTCTTCTCGAAGTAGTCGGTGAGCTCGGAACGATTTTTTCGCGTGGCTCGGTGACGACGCGTCGATGAGAGCGCAGTCGCTACTCGAGACGCAGCATCCGAAAAAACGGCTATCTGAGACCGCTTACTGGGCGTCGCTCAGTTGCCCTTTTCGATCGGCGCATTGACCAGGTTGCCCCACTCGGTCCAGGAACCGTCGTAGTTGACGGTGTCCTCGTAGCCGAGCAGTTCGTGCAGGGCGAACCAGGCGACGGAGGAGCGCTCGCCGATGCGGCAGTAGGCGACGGTCGTCTCGTCGCCGTCGATGTCTTCTTCGGCGTAGAGCTCCTCGAGCTCGTCGTAGTCCTTGAAGGTGCCGTCGTCGTTGGTGACGGCCGCCCACGAGATGTTCTTCGCGCCGGGGATGTGGCCGCCGCGCTGGGCGGTCTCCTGGAGTCCCGGGGGTGCGAGGACCTCGCCGGAGTACTCCTCGGGCGAGCGAACGTCGACGAGCGGAACGCCGCGCTCGATCGCGTTCTCGACGTCCTCTCGGTAGGCGCGGATGCTCTCGCGTGGACCGGCGGCGTCGTACTCGGTCTCCGAGAAGTCGGGCTCCTCGTCCGTGGTCGGGTAGTCGTTCTCGAGCCAGTACTCGCGGCCGCCGTCGAGCAGCTTGACGTCGTCGTGGCCGTAGTACTTGAACTGCCAGTAGGCGTAGGCGGCGAACCAGTTGGAGTTGTCACCGTAGAGGACGACCGTGTCGTCCTCGCTGATACCGTGACTGCCGAGCAGTTCCTCGAAGTCCTCCTTTTCGAGGATGTCTCGTTGGGTCTGGTCCTGGAGCTGC containing:
- a CDS encoding DUF7553 family protein, with protein sequence MARENLEDAAATLREAADAASDDETRERLENQADQFANLAEADRGPDHGKLARHEHILSDISDEEGGEVADLVDDALESVRAFRETVEGV
- a CDS encoding polysaccharide deacetylase family protein, with protein sequence MKRRVYLATAGATLFAGCSALTGSETDEKNGDDNGDDNGDENGSSDPINEDPGSFDEFEDLSNWTVMEGSMSADEERTHVGSQSARMDAAESDTRVMIKREFDSPRDLSDELPALAFASDREVNPVVQLSDTDGNRLLLQCAVEADGSFARHDLGYRKTVGDPDLSSIAHTKISFWAGDREMSLWVDDYHFVKRPDTGKVLLEFPDESAAVDAAPALAEHDLPATAFVKTDYVGGSGYPSVDDLESLQEDGWTIASEGATGTDLTALDAESQKAEITSAVSWLEDHGFDAEYFSYPLNRYDDTTLELVKEHHDLGFVGGFPGHGHVTNPAMVPRATNPDAEEAETLLEWTADQRTITTVSFRDLENLDATLELVADLESNGDLEVITPSDLASDYLHE
- a CDS encoding Coenzyme F420 hydrogenase/dehydrogenase, beta subunit C-terminal domain, yielding MGTNGDERRFPHVPASDDDDDAVVVPDAEGGASRSRENTDHAREGAIATDGGANAEGDSCSPDTCTCGEKTAESAASAGSADDKRVATDGAGAANVDEMGELGELEFTEPAENVSQDVYDDAPDVRVGIPDGVDLETPEYSIRSQMNDIETPDEKTWFMELDEAVIDEGRCIQCGTCVAACPSDSIGVGDDDLPELVKMCTGCSLCWDFCPRGGMRYERQWKITGGEDNVKGAGDPITEFSAKVDDDWTDNAQDGGVVTGVLSTLLEEGEIDGALVATESEEEEWKAESFLATTTEELIENAGTVYNQTLALGNLDLKQWEHKLPDKDWDDLSLAIVGTPCEIEGIRALQDFEWDYQAQNEGIRAVDYTIALMCTKNFNYHSLMGEQLEEKRGISPSEIGKMDVLNGKMMVYDHDGEMIVEEDIENFHDAALKGCDECADFTGFCSDITVGSVGSSDEYSSVIIRTEQGMNAWELTEPKLDYHDLEDRSAVGKLQGWDKKKAFESLERPFDPDAPRFIDYTDHAENYGTALNPHDQGH
- a CDS encoding DUF2391 family protein yields the protein MKIRRPRRPRQFRVADSAQQIVGGFLLAGPFVVTEEVWILAGSMSAIQAVLTVCVVSAIGYGALYTADTTRDPDVEQEVAGVPVRFISLLLVSFGSVLILALLFNAPTAFLDDVETRSAVTWITFKAVSVGSVFSIVGAATADSVFSK
- a CDS encoding sulfurtransferase, producing the protein MATDYANDVLVSADWAEERLDEFQDDDSDLRLVEVDVDTEAYEEEHAPGAIGFNWETQLQDQTQRDILEKEDFEELLGSHGISEDDTVVLYGDNSNWFAAYAYWQFKYYGHDDVKLLDGGREYWLENDYPTTDEEPDFSETEYDAAGPRESIRAYREDVENAIERGVPLVDVRSPEEYSGEVLAPPGLQETAQRGGHIPGAKNISWAAVTNDDGTFKDYDELEELYAEEDIDGDETTVAYCRIGERSSVAWFALHELLGYEDTVNYDGSWTEWGNLVNAPIEKGN
- a CDS encoding GNAT family N-acetyltransferase, whose protein sequence is MTADARIRVATPDDAAAVRDIYAPFCESTAVTFEETPPTEAEVANRIASTLETYPWLVCEIDGAVAGYAYASRLRERRAYQWTVELSVYVADDARQSGVGRALYESLFAVLERQGVRDGYAVTTVPNPETERFHERLGFERCVDFPAIGHSEGEWRDVAWWRRSIGEKTADPEPITPLPTLRDRLDEADWNALVRTGVNRLES
- a CDS encoding nitrite/sulfite reductase, which gives rise to MNTTEQYKQNKHPLDVIDDVYDYADEQLSFEEIEERAGGGEWERLKWAGMYAQKQEGYFMIRTKVPGGKLTPEQAEVIGEVTEDYAVAPEEYGGEEQNELWGDAYLDITTRQDIQKHWIRVEDVPEMWERYDEVGLTTVQGCGDSARNVLGCPAAGLDDHECFNAQPVIDAVSDYFTNNREYANLPRKFKITITGCAHDCAQSQINDVGLVPAKKEVDGEYLYGFHARVGGGLSDGPRMGSELDVFIRPEDAVEFCRAVAQTFKELGDRNNRGVCRMRYLVEQMGPEKFEEAVRDRCTIDLPTGGENLTVGYQGDHVGVHEQKQDGLNYVGFNVIAGRMGGDEFAEAARAAEKYGTEDASVRLATDQNFLITHIPDENVDDLLAEPFAREYSPDPGPFSRGAVGCTGNEFCNYAIIETKKRTKRWARELDERIDVPDDIEAIRMHMSGCSASCAQPQIADIGFRGETVKLEDENSTNAEGDNIVEGMDFGLGGSLGADNEFLDWVENAVPAQSVIPALEQLFEAYSEGRDDGEKFYEWTRRIDNERLRQIMQGADAPVARGVAHGD
- a CDS encoding AEC family transporter translates to MADLIGIFASAIGPIVAIAGVGYVLATVKQIDPEPLNMAVVYVLAPALVFHSLAVTELAAATLARVTVGVVLFTAAMWGLAELTGRATGEREPALSALILVAIFTNSGNLGIPVSDFAFGDIGRETAVLYLSVQSVLMYTLGVYIASRSSGSAGLEGVRRVFYIPLAYAVVAALVARALDLVPPADTAAMETLQLVGDASIPLMLLILGIQLARTDTASAVSRAWSATALKMVVAPVIGLGIALLIGFENQTVARVFVLETAMPAAVTPLILVIEFAGGARSEGVLVSEYVSTCVFLTTLLSIPVLTVLIAILQSGVVL
- a CDS encoding phosphatase PAP2 family protein, whose amino-acid sequence is MSRGIGVLPAVQDALPDWAALLVALLTQLGDVWFLVLLVGLVYWFRPDDREEAAVLVGLMLAGFSLVTALKYAFALPRPGRPLAELEALGPLARSLYEATGTADGYGFPSGHAVLTTVVYGGLAWRLSIGTARQRAAAAATVVSLVCASRVALGVHYFVDVVAGVAIGLAFLVVVNRLTARYPTDQQTVAFAIAVAVGVVALVTSGAAVDAVLVFVATLAVFGGLQFARDARDRSSA
- the thiM gene encoding hydroxyethylthiazole kinase, yielding MSNPLPDGITDDELADSLRAIGRGSPLVQHLTNEVTMNDVANLTLHWDALPVMADSPGDAGEMAAGAAAILLNTGQVPEGKVEAMHEAAETAAERDIPVVLDPVGVGATPTREAVAEALLEDVDFSIIKGNYGEISALAGVEAEVKGVESVGEYDEIEDAARSLAASTGATVVASGVEDVVATGDGAVRLSAGHERLSEVVGTGCMLGATLAAFRGAVDDAPTAAVHGALAFGIAGERAAEMPHEGPASFRTNFHDAVAGFDPETATELDLEERLERVD
- the thiE gene encoding thiamine phosphate synthase, producing the protein MDPSEYGTYLVTQQSISGDRSTVDVVRDAIAGGVDVVQLREKDTDARWRYELGLELRELTAEADVDLIVNDRVDVAEAIDADGVHVGQSDLPVGVARDLLGPEAIVGCSTATVEEALEAEAAGADYLGVGTVYGTTSKEVDRYKDGVGPERIAEIVDAVSIPVVGIGGITADNAGPVVEAGATGVAVISEITAADEPRAATAALADAVETAKGVGDGSVADE